A single Perognathus longimembris pacificus isolate PPM17 chromosome 17, ASM2315922v1, whole genome shotgun sequence DNA region contains:
- the Crk gene encoding adapter molecule crk isoform X2 codes for MAGNFDSEERSSWYWGRLSRQEAVALLQGQRHGVFLVRDSSTSPGDYVLSVSENSRVSHYIINSSGPRPPVPPSPAQPPPGVSPSRLRIGDQEFDSLPALLEFYKIHYLDTTTLIEPVSRSRQSSGVILRPEEAEYVRALFDFNGNDEEDLPFKKGDILRIRDKPEEQWWNAEDSEGKRGMIPVPYVEKYRPASASVSALIGGR; via the exons ATGGCGGGCAACTTCGACTCGGAGGAGAGGAGTAGCTGGTACTGGGGGCGGTTGAGTCGGCAGGAGGCGGTGGCGCTGTTGCAGGGCCAGCGGCACGGGGTGTTCCTGGTGCGGGACTCGAGCACCAGCCCCGGGGACTATGTGCTCAGCGTCTCCGAGAACTCGCGCGTCTCCCACTACATCATCAACAGCAGCGGCCCGCGCCCGCCGGTGCCACCGTCGCCCGCTCAGCCTCCGCCCG GGGTGAGCCCCTCCAGACTCCGGATAGGAGATCAAGAATTTGATTCATTGCCTGCTTTACTGGAATTCTACAAAATACACTATTTGGACACTACAACATTGATAGAACCAGTTTCCAGATCTAGGCAGAGTAGTGGAGTGATTCTCAGGCCAGAGGAGGCAGAGTATGTGCGAGCCCTCTTTGACTTTAATGGGAATGATGAAGAAGATCTTCCCTTTAAGAAAGGAGACATCCTGAGAATCCGGGATAAACCTGAAGAGCAGTGGTGGAATGCAGAGGACAGCGAAGGAAAGAGGGGAATGATCCCAGTCCCTTACGTGGAGAAGTATAGACCTGCCTCCGCCTCAGTATCGGCTCTGATTGGAG